In Maridesulfovibrio sp., the following proteins share a genomic window:
- the cbiR gene encoding cobamide remodeling phosphodiesterase CbiR, with protein MSNFLNNIEFPFQLAAPSWVIPGTVADNCRFLDGKVDEVALLFFETESCLAYNEDDLPQELSDYRLSFHIHHPLDLPWNEGGERVAEIVLALAAKAAHLNPKTHVIHPPSAGKYAAGLILDFAGAIARSGAAPGNFLFENIKNNSLLGLTDTIAECGMNICLDLGHILAYAQHDLLHEAALDGMVSMLHLNAPGPKGKHLGLDHLDADGLEIMGVLLEMLSEDGVVTVEVFEEVPFFKSLQLLVDCCI; from the coding sequence ATGTCCAATTTTTTGAATAATATTGAGTTCCCTTTTCAATTAGCAGCGCCTTCATGGGTTATTCCCGGAACTGTTGCTGATAATTGCAGGTTTCTGGATGGTAAAGTGGATGAAGTGGCTTTGCTGTTCTTTGAAACTGAGTCATGTCTTGCCTATAATGAAGATGACCTGCCTCAGGAATTGTCAGATTACCGACTGTCATTCCATATCCACCATCCACTTGATCTGCCTTGGAACGAAGGCGGAGAGCGCGTGGCGGAGATAGTGCTGGCCCTTGCCGCAAAGGCCGCACACCTGAACCCGAAAACGCACGTCATTCATCCCCCGTCGGCAGGGAAATACGCAGCGGGATTGATACTAGATTTTGCGGGTGCCATAGCCCGGAGCGGGGCTGCACCGGGAAATTTTCTGTTTGAAAACATAAAAAATAACTCTTTGCTCGGATTAACAGACACCATCGCTGAGTGCGGAATGAACATATGCCTTGATCTCGGGCACATACTGGCTTACGCACAGCATGACCTGCTGCATGAAGCTGCTCTTGACGGCATGGTCAGCATGCTGCATCTCAACGCACCGGGACCTAAAGGTAAACATTTGGGGCTCGACCACCTTGATGCTGATGGGCTTGAAATCATGGGGGTTTTGCTCGAAATGTTGTCTGAAGACGGGGTGGTTACTGTTGAGGTGTTCGAGGAAGTGCCCTTTTTTAAGTCGCTGCAATTATTAGTTGATTGTTGTATTTAA
- a CDS encoding cation:proton antiporter, whose amino-acid sequence MGIASDLVIIIVAGMLGALIARVLRQPLLLGYIIAGVLVGPHTGGITVSGVHEIELLAEIGVALLLFTLGIEFSINELKPVRHVALIGTPLQIVLTMTFGWAVGQFMGWDSHLSTWFGAFIALSSTMVVLKTLESKGLVGTLSSRVMLGMLVVQDIAIVPMLIIMPQLGSESFGMQELAYAGVKTVLFLASMFILGSRVIPRFMRIVAGWNSRELFMLTCSAIGLGVGYATHSLGLSFAFGAFVAGMVLSESRYAYQALSDILPLRDIFSLIFFASVGMLIDPFYIWDHIGTILILAMAILVGKGLVFGAMARLFRYRNIIPLALGFGMFQVGELSFLLLQQGAESGSFPKEYFPLFMGVGIVTMLLTPVMASCTGPIYSLLRTRSNTDPLQTVNLPESELDGHVVILGYGRFGSYVAESLREIDIPHVVVELNANKVEEAAEAGRAVIYGDAGQEIVLEAARVSHARMVLMTIPSVRGSSSVLEKVYHMAPQCPVVALSRNPEHLEVLRALGAHHIIMPEFETGLEMVRQTLFNFCMSAVDIQNVMDSMRRERYTTDLEFNYPKAVQLSRLSRAAESINLNWVEVDSKAEIVGRTLAGSKIRTVTGVSVAGILRENDFIQNPDATFKFMAGDIVGVLGGRQNIESFRCLATSTQCELNEV is encoded by the coding sequence GTGGGAATTGCTTCTGATCTGGTAATTATTATTGTGGCTGGCATGCTGGGTGCTCTTATTGCCCGTGTGCTGCGTCAGCCATTGTTGCTTGGTTATATTATTGCCGGGGTTCTGGTAGGGCCGCATACCGGGGGAATAACTGTCTCCGGAGTGCATGAAATTGAGTTGCTGGCTGAAATCGGCGTGGCTTTGCTGCTGTTCACCCTTGGAATTGAATTTTCCATCAATGAACTGAAACCAGTACGGCATGTGGCTTTGATCGGTACACCATTGCAGATTGTCCTGACCATGACTTTCGGCTGGGCTGTCGGACAGTTCATGGGCTGGGATTCCCATCTGTCAACATGGTTTGGGGCCTTTATCGCGCTTTCCAGTACCATGGTTGTACTCAAGACACTTGAAAGCAAGGGATTGGTCGGAACCCTTTCCAGCAGAGTTATGCTGGGAATGCTGGTCGTGCAGGATATTGCCATCGTGCCTATGCTGATCATCATGCCGCAGTTGGGGTCAGAGTCCTTCGGCATGCAGGAATTAGCTTATGCCGGTGTAAAAACTGTACTTTTTCTTGCTTCTATGTTTATTCTCGGTTCACGGGTTATCCCCAGATTCATGCGAATTGTGGCCGGTTGGAATTCACGTGAACTGTTTATGCTTACATGCAGTGCCATCGGTCTGGGAGTTGGTTACGCAACCCACTCTCTAGGGCTTTCGTTCGCATTTGGTGCTTTTGTGGCCGGGATGGTGCTCAGTGAATCACGTTACGCGTATCAGGCTTTAAGCGATATACTTCCCCTGCGTGATATTTTCAGTCTTATTTTTTTTGCGTCAGTAGGGATGCTCATTGATCCTTTTTATATCTGGGATCATATCGGGACCATCTTAATTTTGGCTATGGCCATTCTTGTTGGTAAAGGCCTTGTCTTCGGGGCCATGGCCCGGCTTTTCCGTTATCGAAATATCATCCCGCTGGCTCTGGGGTTCGGGATGTTTCAGGTCGGTGAACTTTCTTTCCTGCTTCTACAGCAGGGAGCAGAATCCGGCTCATTTCCCAAAGAATATTTTCCTCTTTTCATGGGTGTCGGTATTGTGACCATGCTGCTTACTCCGGTAATGGCTTCCTGTACCGGACCTATATATTCTCTGTTGCGAACTCGCAGCAATACTGATCCCTTGCAGACTGTAAACCTGCCGGAAAGCGAGTTGGACGGTCATGTTGTCATTCTTGGATACGGGCGTTTCGGATCATATGTTGCCGAGTCTCTGCGTGAGATTGATATCCCCCATGTCGTGGTGGAGCTTAATGCCAACAAGGTTGAAGAAGCCGCAGAAGCCGGGAGGGCTGTAATTTACGGTGATGCCGGACAGGAGATAGTTCTCGAAGCCGCACGCGTATCCCATGCCCGCATGGTTCTTATGACCATACCGTCTGTTCGCGGTTCATCCTCCGTGCTGGAGAAGGTTTACCACATGGCTCCGCAATGTCCGGTGGTTGCGCTTTCCCGCAACCCGGAACATCTGGAAGTCCTCAGAGCGCTGGGAGCACATCATATTATTATGCCGGAGTTCGAGACCGGCTTGGAGATGGTCCGCCAGACACTGTTCAATTTTTGTATGTCGGCGGTAGATATTCAAAATGTAATGGATTCCATGCGTCGGGAAAGGTATACTACTGACTTGGAGTTTAATTATCCCAAAGCTGTCCAGCTTTCCAGACTGAGCAGGGCTGCGGAGTCTATCAACCTGAATTGGGTTGAGGTTGATTCTAAAGCAGAGATTGTAGGCAGAACCCTGGCCGGAAGTAAAATTCGCACGGTAACCGGGGTCTCAGTGGCCGGAATTCTGCGTGAAAATGATTTTATCCAGAATCCTGACGCAACTTTTAAATTTATGGCCGGTGATATTGTAGGTGTTCTCGGTGGGCGCCAAAATATCGAGAGTTTCAGATGCCTTGCAACGTCCACGCAATGCGAACTTAATGAGGTTTAG
- a CDS encoding flavin reductase family protein: MAKKNIGIQGFTMPMPQTILGTRYEGRNNFMALAWVSRVNYNPSLMMVSVGKRHFSNQAIKASGEFSVNIPSVDMVEVTDFVGLVSGSKLDKSALFEVHPGLLQNAPVISSCPVSMECKIFDSMELPNDTLFVGEVVATWCDEEVLTDDIPDLKKVNPITLTMPDNRYWGVGNCVGRAWHDGKKLK; encoded by the coding sequence ATGGCTAAGAAAAATATAGGTATTCAAGGTTTTACCATGCCAATGCCCCAAACAATTCTGGGCACACGGTATGAAGGACGTAACAATTTCATGGCACTGGCATGGGTTTCGCGGGTCAACTACAACCCGTCATTGATGATGGTTTCAGTGGGCAAACGTCACTTTTCCAATCAGGCAATCAAGGCCAGCGGGGAATTCAGTGTGAATATACCGTCAGTTGATATGGTCGAGGTCACAGATTTCGTGGGCCTTGTTTCCGGAAGCAAGCTGGATAAATCGGCTCTTTTTGAAGTGCATCCCGGCCTGTTGCAGAATGCCCCTGTTATCAGCAGTTGTCCTGTCTCAATGGAATGTAAAATCTTCGACTCGATGGAATTGCCCAACGATACTCTTTTTGTCGGTGAAGTTGTCGCTACATGGTGCGACGAAGAAGTTCTTACCGATGACATTCCTGATCTCAAAAAGGTGAATCCCATCACCCTGACCATGCCTGATAACCGATACTGGGGAGTAGGTAATTGTGTCGGGAGGGCATGGCATGACGGAAAGAAATTGAAATAA
- a CDS encoding methyl-accepting chemotaxis protein encodes MRVKSINFVVAVIIVVLITLTVSTAVWWVADSTYNAVFTEQKKSMSSMVDQSEKALELYISQTSDVVKLIANGQPAHDALIKGNSAPAAQQMKGVIESSDAYWAAFVFDAEGKVVAGYNAKGKDMTGADRSSRLYVKKILSGTEFYIEDKILISKSGGGIMIYAIAHAIRDSSGKVVGGIGIFPKWGKYTNNFIDPFRIGKEGYCFMLDNKGRVIAHALNKELYLKDVSEYDFAQIALSKKEGELAYEWEGRNKYMFFKTMPETGWVVVVSAYEDDLTSAATHQRNVLLAGGAVVVFLLSAVMVFIIRKLVLNPVDNILEFATEVAGGNLQAKLKGTYRYEFEILAEQISVMVSELKNKLGFSEGVLKGLTVPCGIVGPDASVIWVNDKMCELIESPLLPDEVPGILAGEFFWGDASKPTLSERALSERQLVEVEAEYRTHKGNLRNIKMASTPFHDMDGNPLGSITIGINMTDIVQQGLEIEKQNKRITVAAADAEQISHALSSAAEELSAQIDQSNSGAQEQRDRIAETSTAMEEMNATVLEVAQNAGLAAEDADNARSKAQNGEELVQKMIESADGVRTQADALKKSMEQLGVEATEIGHVLGVINDIADQTNLLALNAAIEAARAGEAGRGFAVVADEVRKLAENTMSATKEVGNAIIKIQDMTRKNISATENAAESAQRSSELANESGLTLAEIVKLVVNASDQVRAIATAAEQQSATSEEINRATEDVSRISLEASQVMGESAKAVQELAGMASRLNRVIEDIQPAK; translated from the coding sequence ATGAGGGTTAAAAGTATTAATTTTGTTGTTGCGGTTATTATTGTTGTTTTGATTACTCTAACAGTTTCAACTGCCGTTTGGTGGGTGGCCGACAGTACTTACAATGCGGTATTTACAGAACAGAAGAAATCTATGAGTTCCATGGTTGACCAGTCTGAGAAAGCCCTTGAACTATACATTAGTCAGACTTCAGACGTTGTAAAATTGATTGCAAATGGTCAACCGGCCCATGATGCTCTAATTAAAGGTAACAGCGCACCTGCCGCACAACAGATGAAGGGGGTCATAGAATCTTCCGATGCATATTGGGCGGCTTTTGTATTTGATGCTGAGGGTAAGGTTGTAGCCGGTTATAATGCCAAGGGTAAGGATATGACCGGGGCGGACCGTTCTTCGCGTTTATATGTTAAAAAAATTCTTTCGGGTACCGAATTTTATATTGAAGATAAAATTCTTATCTCCAAGAGCGGTGGCGGAATTATGATTTATGCCATTGCTCACGCTATCCGTGATTCGTCAGGAAAGGTGGTTGGCGGTATTGGTATTTTCCCAAAATGGGGGAAATATACAAACAATTTTATTGATCCTTTCCGTATAGGTAAAGAAGGCTACTGCTTTATGCTGGATAATAAGGGCAGGGTCATTGCCCACGCTCTTAATAAGGAACTCTATCTAAAAGATGTTTCCGAGTATGATTTCGCGCAAATCGCTCTTTCCAAAAAAGAAGGCGAACTTGCCTATGAATGGGAAGGACGTAATAAATACATGTTTTTTAAAACAATGCCCGAGACAGGCTGGGTAGTTGTAGTCAGTGCCTATGAGGATGACTTGACTTCCGCGGCGACCCACCAGCGAAATGTGCTTTTAGCAGGGGGGGCAGTGGTAGTATTTTTGTTAAGCGCAGTGATGGTGTTCATCATTAGGAAACTTGTTCTAAATCCGGTGGACAACATACTTGAATTCGCGACGGAAGTTGCCGGGGGTAATCTACAAGCTAAACTGAAAGGAACATACAGATATGAATTTGAAATTCTGGCAGAGCAGATTAGTGTCATGGTCTCGGAGCTCAAGAACAAGCTCGGTTTTTCAGAAGGAGTGCTTAAAGGTCTGACCGTGCCTTGCGGCATTGTGGGTCCTGATGCCTCCGTTATTTGGGTCAACGATAAAATGTGTGAACTTATTGAAAGTCCGTTGCTTCCTGATGAAGTGCCTGGAATCCTGGCAGGTGAATTCTTTTGGGGGGATGCTTCAAAGCCGACTTTATCTGAAAGAGCGCTCAGTGAGCGGCAGTTGGTTGAAGTTGAAGCCGAGTACCGGACCCATAAAGGAAACTTGCGGAATATAAAAATGGCATCAACCCCGTTTCACGATATGGATGGAAATCCTCTAGGTTCCATTACCATAGGAATTAATATGACTGATATCGTGCAACAGGGGCTGGAAATCGAGAAACAAAATAAGCGTATAACTGTCGCTGCTGCCGATGCGGAGCAGATTTCGCACGCTCTTTCCAGCGCTGCGGAAGAACTTTCCGCTCAGATTGACCAGTCCAACAGCGGGGCTCAGGAACAACGTGACCGCATCGCTGAAACTTCTACCGCCATGGAAGAAATGAATGCCACTGTACTCGAAGTTGCCCAGAATGCCGGGTTAGCAGCTGAAGATGCCGACAATGCACGTAGCAAGGCTCAGAATGGTGAGGAACTGGTGCAGAAGATGATTGAATCTGCTGATGGGGTACGTACGCAGGCTGATGCTCTTAAAAAATCAATGGAACAGCTTGGGGTGGAAGCGACTGAAATAGGTCATGTCCTCGGTGTGATTAACGATATTGCCGATCAGACCAACCTGCTGGCGCTCAATGCCGCTATTGAAGCCGCAAGGGCCGGGGAGGCCGGACGTGGATTCGCAGTGGTTGCCGATGAGGTCCGCAAGCTGGCTGAAAACACCATGTCTGCCACTAAAGAGGTTGGAAATGCCATCATCAAGATTCAGGATATGACCAGGAAAAATATTTCTGCGACTGAAAATGCTGCTGAATCAGCCCAGCGTAGTAGTGAATTGGCTAATGAATCAGGTCTTACTCTGGCTGAGATCGTCAAGTTGGTAGTGAACGCTTCTGATCAGGTCCGGGCTATTGCGACTGCAGCTGAGCAGCAGTCCGCAACCAGTGAGGAAATTAACCGGGCCACCGAGGATGTAAGCAGAATCTCTCTTGAGGCATCACAAGTCATGGGTGAGTCGGCCAAGGCGGTTCAGGAATTGGCAGGCATGGCCTCCAGATTGAACCGTGTTATTGAGGATATTCAGCCCGCGAAATAG
- the zupT gene encoding zinc transporter ZupT → MFADNALFAFGLTAFAGLSTGIGSALAFFAKRTNPQFLSVSLGFSAGVMIYVSFMEIMVKAKDALQGSMGLVAGTWAAVLAFFGGIVFIALIDKLVPSYENPHEMHRIEEMNSKTLAQEVLAGQGLAIESAESKRKLLRMGTMAALAVGIHNFPEGLATFTAALSDPSLGIAIAVAIAIHNIPEGIAVSVPIYYATGDKKKAFLYSFLSGLAEPVGATVGYLLLMPFMSKTVFGIIFAGVAGIMVFISLDELLPAAEEYGEHHLSIYGLVSGMAVMALSLLLFL, encoded by the coding sequence ATGTTTGCTGATAATGCTTTGTTCGCCTTCGGTTTGACTGCATTTGCCGGTCTTTCCACTGGCATCGGTTCAGCTTTGGCTTTTTTCGCTAAACGGACCAATCCTCAGTTTTTGTCAGTATCATTGGGTTTTTCTGCCGGGGTGATGATTTACGTTTCATTTATGGAAATCATGGTCAAAGCAAAAGACGCCTTGCAGGGAAGCATGGGTCTGGTGGCCGGGACATGGGCTGCCGTGCTGGCCTTTTTTGGGGGAATTGTTTTTATCGCCCTTATCGATAAGCTTGTACCGTCCTATGAAAACCCGCATGAAATGCACCGTATCGAAGAGATGAATTCAAAAACACTGGCACAGGAAGTCTTAGCCGGACAGGGATTAGCAATTGAAAGTGCCGAGAGCAAGCGCAAGCTTTTACGTATGGGCACCATGGCCGCTCTGGCTGTAGGTATTCATAACTTTCCTGAAGGTCTGGCCACATTCACTGCCGCGCTGAGTGATCCTAGCCTCGGTATCGCCATCGCCGTTGCTATTGCGATCCATAACATACCGGAAGGTATCGCGGTTTCTGTGCCAATCTATTACGCTACCGGCGATAAGAAAAAGGCTTTTTTATACTCGTTCCTGTCCGGTCTGGCAGAGCCTGTCGGCGCTACAGTCGGTTACCTTTTGTTGATGCCTTTCATGTCCAAGACCGTATTCGGAATTATCTTCGCAGGGGTGGCAGGAATTATGGTTTTTATTTCACTTGATGAACTGCTGCCCGCTGCCGAAGAGTATGGCGAGCATCACCTTTCTATCTATGGATTGGTCAGCGGTATGGCTGTGATGGCTTTATCTTTGCTGCTCTTTCTGTGA
- a CDS encoding UvrD-helicase domain-containing protein: MERFIADLHIHSRFSRATSKALDPRLLAAWARVKGIDVIGTGDFTHPEWVAEIEAQLVEDGSGLLSLRDPRGLEETIDWVEGPFAGQTRFMLQTEISSIYKKYGKTRKVHNLVYMPDLESVKKFNAKLDTIGNLNSDGRPILGLDSKDLLEIVLETSDKAFLIPAHIWTPWFSLFGAKSGFDSVEECYGDLASEIFAMETGLSSDPEMNSYISALDKYRMVSNSDAHSGENLGREANIFSGTMSYEGIYRALRGEGLGHKFVGTIEFFPEEGKYHMDGHRKCGIMLDPHESQMRGGICPVCGKPLTMGVYSRVMDLADREEPQQPKGQPGFDSLVPLKELISEVVGTGPKTKKVLGVYAPLIKEFGSEFTILQQVPVEDLKRHNVHLAEGIRRMREGQVIRNPGFDGQYGTISVFSAQERDEILNGVKLMVLRKPKGDLDDRAPAAEVCKVSKAKVEEEFGVVRFNNAQKQAIESGPEPLLVIAGPGTGKTQTLMGRIKYLLDRGTRARRILSLTFTRKAAEEMNERMKEMLGEDEVLPRADTLHALALEYWASAFDNDPIILNEETARRVFARANPELNGAKLKSAWDAINLCRETLEPLSEGPAGILANYTRHKDQFNLVDYTDLLEFWLAELKSDKYVRTFTHVLVDEVQDLSPLQLEIVHRLAGEDGEGLFAIGDPDQSIYGFRGAAGDVVNRFRAFWENLVQVTLEDNYRSAQEILDASASVLANPPRLKANRKFDSEIHLFSAPDSNREASWIGERIKQLIGATSHSLADAGEVGTLSPGDIAVLVRFKALIGPIESMLKRQGIPCSVPEAETFWHDSRVEVLLAAARRMLGFAEDADDEVPEVPEKIIAQGPLGLSAYLNDMPPFDPLFWESKPFRAMVRGYKENGGWSGLLNWIHMQNDLDQVRSKAEKVRIMSMHAAKGLEFDAVFLAGLDDGIVPFAGPDILAGKISGDGPLVQGDSEEECRLLYVGMTRARKSLYMSHAAKRPLYGRTLMLPISRFLKNLPDGVKKSAMVARKVQKEKKISLLDM; this comes from the coding sequence ATGGAAAGATTTATAGCCGACCTGCATATCCACTCAAGATTTTCACGTGCCACCAGTAAAGCTTTGGACCCGCGTCTTCTGGCTGCATGGGCGAGGGTTAAGGGCATCGACGTCATAGGTACGGGGGATTTTACCCATCCGGAATGGGTGGCCGAGATAGAGGCTCAATTGGTTGAAGACGGTTCCGGTCTGCTGTCTCTGCGTGATCCGCGGGGTCTGGAGGAAACCATCGACTGGGTGGAAGGGCCCTTCGCGGGGCAGACGCGTTTTATGCTACAGACCGAAATCAGCTCCATCTACAAAAAATACGGTAAGACCCGTAAAGTCCATAATCTTGTCTACATGCCCGATCTTGAGTCGGTGAAAAAATTTAACGCCAAACTTGATACAATCGGCAACCTTAATTCGGACGGACGGCCAATTCTTGGCTTGGACAGTAAAGATCTCCTCGAAATAGTCCTTGAAACCAGCGATAAAGCTTTTCTTATCCCCGCACACATATGGACCCCGTGGTTCTCGCTCTTCGGCGCTAAGTCAGGATTTGATTCTGTCGAGGAATGTTACGGCGATCTCGCCTCAGAAATTTTCGCCATGGAAACCGGGCTTTCTTCCGACCCGGAAATGAACTCGTACATTTCTGCCTTAGATAAATACCGCATGGTCTCCAACTCGGATGCACATTCCGGAGAAAATCTCGGGCGCGAAGCCAATATTTTCAGCGGGACGATGTCCTATGAAGGAATTTACCGCGCTCTGCGTGGCGAAGGGCTGGGTCATAAATTTGTGGGAACCATCGAGTTTTTCCCCGAAGAAGGGAAATATCACATGGACGGACACCGCAAATGCGGAATAATGCTCGACCCCCATGAATCCCAGATGCGTGGCGGAATTTGTCCGGTTTGCGGCAAACCTTTGACCATGGGTGTGTACTCTCGGGTTATGGATCTTGCTGACCGTGAAGAACCGCAGCAGCCTAAAGGGCAGCCCGGTTTTGATTCGCTGGTTCCGCTTAAAGAGCTTATTTCCGAAGTGGTGGGAACAGGACCGAAGACCAAGAAGGTACTCGGTGTTTATGCCCCGCTTATTAAGGAATTCGGCTCTGAATTCACCATCCTGCAGCAGGTTCCAGTCGAGGACCTGAAGCGACACAATGTGCATCTTGCCGAAGGTATACGCCGTATGCGTGAGGGGCAGGTTATACGTAATCCCGGATTTGACGGGCAGTACGGAACAATTTCAGTTTTTTCCGCACAGGAGCGTGATGAGATTCTCAACGGCGTAAAGCTGATGGTTCTTCGCAAACCCAAAGGTGATCTTGATGACCGCGCCCCTGCGGCAGAGGTGTGCAAGGTCTCTAAAGCCAAAGTGGAAGAAGAATTCGGTGTTGTTCGTTTCAACAATGCCCAGAAACAAGCTATTGAATCCGGTCCTGAACCTTTGCTGGTAATTGCCGGACCGGGAACAGGCAAGACCCAGACTCTTATGGGCCGCATTAAATATTTACTGGATCGTGGAACCCGGGCCCGCCGCATTCTCTCTCTTACATTTACACGCAAAGCCGCCGAAGAAATGAACGAGCGCATGAAGGAAATGCTCGGTGAGGACGAAGTCCTGCCCCGTGCGGACACATTGCACGCTCTGGCTCTTGAATACTGGGCTTCGGCTTTTGATAATGATCCGATTATCTTGAATGAGGAAACAGCCCGCCGGGTATTTGCCCGCGCCAATCCTGAATTGAACGGGGCTAAACTCAAATCAGCCTGGGATGCCATCAATCTCTGTCGTGAGACTTTGGAACCGCTCAGCGAAGGCCCTGCTGGTATTCTGGCTAACTATACCCGCCATAAGGATCAGTTCAACCTTGTGGACTATACTGACCTGCTGGAATTCTGGCTTGCTGAACTTAAGTCTGACAAATACGTGCGAACCTTCACTCATGTTCTTGTTGATGAAGTTCAGGATCTTTCTCCTTTGCAACTTGAAATAGTGCACCGTCTGGCAGGAGAGGATGGTGAAGGGCTTTTCGCCATCGGTGACCCTGATCAGTCAATTTACGGATTCCGCGGTGCTGCCGGGGATGTGGTCAACCGCTTCCGTGCTTTCTGGGAAAATCTTGTTCAGGTTACTCTGGAAGACAACTACCGTTCTGCTCAGGAAATTCTTGATGCTTCGGCCTCGGTGCTTGCGAACCCTCCCCGACTGAAAGCAAATAGAAAATTCGATTCCGAAATACATCTTTTTTCCGCTCCTGACAGTAACCGCGAAGCTTCGTGGATCGGGGAACGCATCAAACAGCTTATAGGTGCTACCAGCCACAGCCTTGCAGATGCTGGTGAGGTCGGCACATTGAGTCCAGGTGATATTGCTGTGTTGGTCCGTTTCAAAGCCTTGATCGGTCCCATTGAATCCATGCTTAAGCGACAGGGTATCCCTTGCAGTGTGCCGGAAGCCGAAACTTTCTGGCATGATTCACGGGTAGAGGTGTTGCTGGCTGCTGCGCGCAGAATGCTCGGTTTTGCCGAAGATGCTGATGATGAAGTTCCGGAAGTGCCGGAGAAAATTATAGCTCAGGGACCTTTGGGGCTTTCTGCCTATCTGAATGACATGCCGCCCTTTGATCCTCTTTTCTGGGAAAGCAAGCCGTTTCGGGCCATGGTCAGGGGATACAAGGAGAATGGCGGTTGGTCCGGTTTGCTGAACTGGATTCACATGCAGAATGATTTGGATCAGGTGCGCAGCAAGGCTGAGAAAGTCCGTATCATGTCTATGCATGCGGCTAAGGGATTGGAGTTTGACGCGGTATTTTTAGCCGGACTTGATGACGGTATAGTTCCGTTTGCGGGGCCTGATATCCTTGCCGGGAAGATTTCCGGGGACGGACCTCTGGTTCAGGGGGACTCTGAAGAGGAATGCAGGCTGCTTTATGTGGGAATGACCCGCGCGCGCAAAAGTCTTTATATGTCACATGCCGCCAAAAGGCCGCTTTACGGGCGGACTTTGATGTTGCCTATTTCTCGTTTTTTGAAAAATTTGCCGGATGGCGTTAAGAAGTCAGCGATGGTTGCACGTAAGGTTCAGAAGGAGAAAAAAATCAGCCTGCTTGATATGTAG
- a CDS encoding bifunctional adenosylcobinamide kinase/adenosylcobinamide-phosphate guanylyltransferase — protein MITFVLGGNKSGKSDYALDLFAEYSGRKCFIATGKARDMAFRQQIMTHRIERDPSIPVLEAGADLQAVLLRAREGYDHLLVDSLDFWLFSCSEAKDGEQQIGEVVRLLSEWKGPDVVLVSCEVGLGPLAMTREVRSFVRSLGSLNRTMAAIADEVYLVAAGLPLTLKK, from the coding sequence TTGATTACATTTGTGCTGGGGGGCAATAAGTCGGGAAAATCAGACTACGCCCTCGACCTGTTTGCAGAATATTCCGGGCGAAAATGTTTTATTGCCACCGGGAAAGCCCGTGACATGGCTTTCAGGCAGCAGATTATGACACACCGGATAGAACGTGATCCGTCCATACCTGTTCTTGAAGCAGGGGCGGACTTGCAAGCAGTGTTGCTTAGGGCTAGAGAAGGGTATGACCACCTGCTGGTGGACAGTCTGGATTTTTGGTTGTTCTCCTGCTCCGAAGCAAAGGACGGAGAACAGCAGATCGGGGAGGTTGTCCGGCTTCTATCTGAATGGAAAGGGCCGGATGTTGTTTTGGTGTCGTGCGAGGTTGGGCTTGGCCCGCTTGCGATGACCCGTGAAGTCCGCAGCTTCGTGCGAAGCTTGGGATCACTCAACCGTACAATGGCCGCAATCGCAGATGAAGTTTATCTTGTGGCCGCAGGGTTGCCCCTTACCCTGAAGAAGTAA
- a CDS encoding TraR/DksA C4-type zinc finger protein: MNDKQKEKLISKIKTEIANLTKQVKEMEGTVDPVKPDAAIGRLSRLDTMLNQGINKSSIAQSRQRILNLEDALNRLKRDSFFGECEECGEDIPLVRLLALPESRYCVHCAEHLGE; this comes from the coding sequence ATGAATGATAAACAAAAAGAAAAACTTATAAGTAAAATTAAAACTGAAATTGCTAATCTTACAAAACAGGTAAAAGAGATGGAAGGAACAGTTGATCCCGTCAAACCTGATGCGGCCATCGGCAGGCTTTCCCGACTTGATACCATGCTTAATCAGGGAATTAACAAAAGTTCTATTGCGCAGTCTCGGCAACGTATTCTTAATCTCGAAGATGCCCTGAATCGTTTGAAAAGAGATTCTTTCTTCGGTGAATGTGAAGAGTGTGGGGAAGATATTCCCCTCGTTCGCCTGCTGGCGTTGCCCGAGAGCAGGTACTGTGTGCATTGTGCTGAGCATTTGGGTGAATAA